One genomic segment of Tripterygium wilfordii isolate XIE 37 chromosome 9, ASM1340144v1, whole genome shotgun sequence includes these proteins:
- the LOC120005861 gene encoding protein PHOX1-like gives MGKQSGKKKKQEGGQSSDNNAKQTTVGDDSPKDMAVFISMSHELKEEGNKLFQKRDLEGAMLKYEKAIKLLPKNHIDVSYLRSNLATCYMQMGLSEYPRAIHECNLALEVTPKYSKALLKRARCYEALNRLDLALRDVTTVVNKEPNNVTALEIAERVKKTLENKGLRVNDAVIELPPEYVEPPSASPMPKAAKEKTRKKKKSKKVEEKQASEIIEERQVDEKIEEKQVDEKIEENNAEDKVVVEERISITKDEEPKKTVKLVFGEDIRWAQLPLNCSLLQVREVIRDRFPSSRAVLIKYRDQEGDLVTITTDEELRWAEAMAESQGSVRLYIVEVNPMQDMFFERFMPEVHNLDIKQSNGAENGNVGKGKGTKNGSCYIDDWIIEFAKLFKINVGLDSDAYPNLHELGMKVYSEAVEDTVTSEEAQSLFDTAADKFQEMAALALFNWGNVHMSRARKRVSFTEDASRESKIEQIKTGYGWAQNEYTKAGQRYEEALRIKPDLYEGFLALGQQQFERGKLSWYYAISNNTNLETWASLEVLQLYNSAEENMERGMQMWEDLEGLRLSELSELKNVKLKSQSKTMGLDDLFKDISAEEATEQASNMRSQINLLWGTIRYERSLMEFMLGIPVWQECLEVAVEKFELAGASAKDIAIMIKNHCSNNNALEGLGLKIDEMIQAWNEMDEAKKFQNRVWSLRLGPLLQRRVSKIYHALEHV, from the exons ATGGGAAAGCAaagtgggaagaaaaagaaacaggaAGGAGGACAATCAAGTGATAATAATGCGAAGCAAACCACAGTTGGAGATGATAGCCCTAAGGACATGGCAGTTTTCATTTCCATGTCGCATGAATTGAAGGAGGAGGGAAACAAGCTGTTCCAAAAGAGGGACCTTGAAGGAGCCATGTTGAAATATGAGaaagccatcaaattgctccCAAAAAATCACATTGATGTGTCCTATCTCAGGAGTAACTTGGCTACTTGCTATATGCAGATGGGTCTGAGTGAGTACCCCAGGGCAATTCATGAGTGCAATTTGGCACTAGAAGTTACACCCAAGTACAGTAAAGCACTGTTAAAGAGGGCAAGGTGTTATGAGGCTTTGAATAGACTAGATTTGGCTTTGAGAGATGTTACTACAGTTGTGAACAAGGAACCAAACAATGTCACGGCGTTGGAAATTGCAGAGAGGGTTAAAAAGACACTTGAGAATAAAGGGTTGAGAGTGAATGATGCGGTAATTGAATTGCCTCCAGAATACGTTGAACCTCCTTCTGCTTCACCTATGCCAAAAGCTGCAAAAGAGAAGacgaggaagaaaaagaaaagcaaaaaagttGAGGAGAAGCAAGCCTCAGAGATAATTGAAGAGAGGCAGGTTGATGAGAAAATTGAGGAGAAGCAGGTTGACGAGAAAATTGAGGAGAATAATGCTGAGGATAAGGTGGTTGTGGAGGAGAGAATCAGTATTACAAAAGATGAAGAGCCAAAGAAGACTGTAAAGTTGGTGTTTGGGGAGGATATAAGGTGGGCTCAGTTGCCACTTAATTGTAGCCTCCTACAAGTAAGGGAAGTTATACGTGATCGGTTTCCAAGTTCAAGGGCAGTTCTTATTAAGTACAGGGACCAGGAAGGTGATTTGGTCACAATTACCACAGATGAAGAACTAAGATGGGCTGAAGCAATGGCAGAATCACAGGGTTCAGTCAGGCTCTACATAGTGGAGGTTAATCCCATGCAGGATATGTTCTTTGAGAGATTTATGCCTGAGGTGCACAACCTTGATATCAAACAAAGTAATGGAGCTGAGAATGGGAATGTCGGTAAAGGCAAAGGAACAAAAAATGGGTCATGTTACATTGATGACTGGATAATTGAGTTTGCTAAGCTGTTTAAGATCAACGTTGGGCTTGATTCTGATGCATACCCAAATCTTCATGAACTTGGTATGAAGGTATACTCTGAGGCTGTGGAGGATACAGTCACAAGTGAAGAAGCCCAAAGCCTTTTTGATACAGCAGCAGATAAGTTCCAGGAGATGGCAGCTTTAGCACTATTCAACTGGGGAAATGTTCACATGTCAAGGGCAAGAAAGAGGGTGTCCTTCACCGAAGATGCTTCAAGGGAGTCTAAAATTGAACAAATCAAGACTGGATATGGTTGGGCCCAAAATGAATATACAAAAGCAGGACAGAGATACGAAGAAGCTTTGAGAATAAAACCAGATCTTTATGAAGGTTTTTTGGCTCTTGGGCAGCAGCAGTTTGAGCGGGGAAAACTTTCTTGGTACTATGCTATTAGCAACAATACAAATTTGGAAACCTGGGCTTCCTTAGAGGTCTTACAGCTATATAACAGTGCTGAGGAAAACATGGAAAGGGGAATGCAGATGTGGGAAGACCTGGAAGGGCTACGTCTGAGTGAACTTTCAGAACTCAAGAATGTGAAACTTAAAAGCCAGTCCAAGACAATGGGGCTGGATGATCTATTTAAGGACATATCGGCAGAAGAAGCTACAGAGCAAGCCTCAAACATGAGGTCCCAGATTAACCTCTTATGGGGCACCATACGCTATGAGCGATCTCTTATGGAATTCATGTTAGGGATTCCAGTCTGGCAAGAATGTTTGGAAGTTGCAGTTGAGAAGTTTGAGCTTGCTGGAGCTTCTGCAAAAGACATAGCCATAATGATAAAGAACCACTGTTCAAACAATAATGCTTTGGAAG GTTTAGGACTTAAAATTGATGAGATGATACAGGCATGGAATGAGATGGATGAAGCTAAGAAGTTTCAAAATCGTGTGTGGTCATTGCGATTGGGACCATTACTGCAACGGCGAGTTTCAAAAATCTATCACGCCTTGGAGCATGTATGA
- the LOC120005416 gene encoding ubiquitin-like domain-containing protein CIP73 has protein sequence MTQGLLKAVVCMRICTGLFHAVFNRLNDFMLSESKKDRKFSCDLWFLVLGITLLFEFDIGALEALCVSLIGSYPIGLTMGSTAGNKTALVDGTGGLETTIEIKIKTLDSQTYSLRVDKQRFPLCVYGYELLNYPLRIKIDTPYTSKMPVPALKERIASVTGVLSEQQRLICRGRVLKDDQLLSAYHVEDGHTLHMVVRQPIPPPSDGFPSNPASDTAADSAYGHGTRIGPSVVIETFSVPDHGDGVPPEISRIVSAVLGSFGFSNARSRSEGVDSRDRDPRPGGASVVADASQSQPEQASVRGQSGRLHTAFGLPTAVSLGPLPPPVITDSLTTLSQYSSNLRREFDAIGRGVGNNAEAASLHRTEERDSSSTAHPGRVQEGLPTPASLAEVMLSTRQLLREQVGECFLWALRAAMVKSKRL, from the exons ATGACTCAAGGACTGTTAAAGGCGGTTGTATGTATGCGAATATGCACGGGACTTTTTCATGCTGTGTTCAACCGGTTGAATGATTTCATGCTATCAGAGAGTAAGAAAGATCGGAAATTTTCTTGCGATTTGTGGTTTTTGGTTTTAGGAATCACTttgttatttgaatttgatattggGGCACTCGAGGCTCTGTGTGTTTCTTTGATTGGAAG TTATCCGATTGGTCTGACAATGGGAAGTACTGCCGGCAACAAAACTGCTCTGGTCGATGGGACCGGAGGTTTGGAAACaacaattgaaataaaaataaaaacattggaCTCTCAAACCTATTCGTTGAGAGTGGATAAACAG AGATTTCCTCTCTGTGTTTATGGTTATGAGCTTTTGAATTATCCTTTAAGAATCAAAATTGATACACCATATACATCAAAG ATGCCGGTTCCTGCTTTGAAGGAGAGGATAGCTTCTGTTACTGGTGTTTTATCAGAACAACAACGTTTGATTTGCCGTGGAAGGGTTTTAAAGGATGATCAGCTCCTCTCAGCCTATC ATGTTGAAGATGGTCACACCTTGCATATGGTGGTCAGGCAACCCATCCCACCACCATCTGATGGATTTCCTAGTAATCCTG CAAGTGATACTGCCGCAGATTCAGCTTATGGTCATGGGACTCGCATTGGCCCAAGTGTCGTAATCGAAACTTTCAGTGTCCCTGATCATGGGGATGGAGTTCCTCCAGAAATTAGTCGG ATTGTATCTGCTGTTCTTGGTTCTTTTGGATTTTCAAATGCTAGGAGTCGCAGTGAAGGGGTTGACTCCAGG GATCGTGATCCACGACCAGGAGGTGCGAGTGTCGTGGCAGATGCATCTCAGTCACAACCTGAACAAGCTAGCGTGAGGGGTCAGTCTGGCAGATTACATACAGCTTTTGGACTTCCAACTGCAGTTTCATTGGGGCCTCTACCACCTCCT GTGATCACTGATTCTTTGACAACTTTGTCCCAatattcaagcaatttgaggcGTGAATTTGATGCAATTG GCAGGGGTGTGGGCAACAATGCTGAAGCAGCTTCCTTGCATAGGACTGAGGAAAGAGATTCTAGTTCCACAGCACATCCTGGGAGAGTACAAGAAGGGCTTCCAACACCTGCATCCTTGGCAGAAGTTATGCTGTCAACAAGACAGTTGCTCAGAGAGCAAGTTGGAGAGTGCTTCTTG TGGGCACTTCGTGCTGCTATGGTGAAGTCAAAGAggttgtaa
- the LOC120005868 gene encoding phosphopantothenoylcysteine decarboxylase subunit VHS3-like codes for MEVGGYCSVERAMWVCSAMEAMALETVGKSLAFVLMMAGSLLDDVRLTATDERFPVDELRKVKRPDPENKDSSDTDDDEDDEDDDNVDDQDEDDAGDEDFDGEEGGAEADPEDDPEANDGGGSSDDDDEDDDDDDGDEDDAEEDGEEDEDEDEDEEVPQPPAKKRK; via the exons ATGGAGGTCGGTGGTTActgctctgtggagagggcGATGTGGGTGTGCTCTGCTATGGAAGCTATGGCTTTGGAGACTGTTGGGAAGTCTCTTGCTTTCGTTCTCATGATG GCAGGATCGCTGTTGGATGATGTTAGATTAACTGCAACAGATGAAAG GTTTCCTGTTGACGAGCTTCGCAAAGTGAAACGTCCTGATCCTGAAAATAAAGATTCTAGTGATACAGACGATgacgaagatgatgaagatgatgacaaTGTCGATGATCAGGATGAGGATGATGCTGGAGATGAAGATTTCGATGGTGAGGAAGGGGGTGCGGAAGCTGATCCTGAGGATGACCCGGAGGCAAATGATGGTGGAGGATCAAGtgatgacgatgatgaggacgatgatgacgatgatgggGATGAGGATGATGCTGAAGAGGATGGTGAGGAAGACgaggatgaggatgaagatgaagaagttCCGCAACCACCTGCAAAGAAGAGGAAGTGA
- the LOC120005865 gene encoding protein OS-9 homolog isoform X2 has product MRLLWLILVSYTLCRLVRADQIFSAHVGGTFGRSSHEPKYKIEFHPEDSPFHPDDDQEYMIMPNKDGQKYICFLPREEKVKSIKPISQLNTSSMIVETEKRIKLKTPDELLEILKDRCFIRQEGWWSYEFCYQKKLRQLHIEDDKAVQEFVLGVFDEEATAAFNQNLSDISTLKDPRSKDASQRYHAHQYTNGTICDLTNQPRETEVRFVCSEPRAMISSITELSTCKYALTVQSPMLCKHPLFQEERPVSHTIDCNVLPKDYKDRKVEKGESEDNGIVMVKEVEHPSNADSEE; this is encoded by the exons ATGAGATTGTTGTGGCTGATTTTGGTTTCGTACACGCTGTGTAGACTCGTGAGAGCGGATCAGATCTTCTCAGCTCATGTAG GTGGCACATTTGGACGCAGCTCGCATGAACCAAAATATAAGATTGAATTCCATCCAGAAGATTCACCATTTCATCCG GATGATGACCAGGAATATATGATTATGCCCAATAAAGATGGACAAAAGTATATATGTTTCTTGCCTAGGGAGGAGAAAGTCAAGAGCATAAAGCCCATTAGTCAGCTGAACACAAGCAGCATGATTGTGGAAACTGAGAAGCGGATTAAATTGAAAACACCAGATGAGCTACTTGAAATACTGAAGGATCGCTGCTTTATTAGA CAAGAAGGTTGGTGGTCGTATGAATTTTGCTATCAGAAGAAACTTCGGCAACTTCACATTGAAGATGATAAA GCAGTTCAGGAGTTTGTCTTGGGTGTTTTTGATGAAGAAGCCACGGCTGCTTTCAACCAGAATCTCTCCGACATTTCCACACTGAAAGATCCTCGCTCGAAAGATGCATCACAGAG GTATCATGCTCATCAGTACACAAATGGCACCATCTGTGATCTTACAAATCAGCCCAGAGAAACTGAG gtgagatttgtttgctcagaGCCCAGAGCAATGATCAGTTCTATCACTGAGCTATCAACTTGCAAGTATGCTCTTACTGTTCAAAGTCCAATGCTTTGCAAACACCC ATTGTTCCAAGAAGAGAGGCCAGTGTCGCACACCATTGACTGTAATGTCCTTCCCAAGGATTACAAGGATAGGAAGGTGGAAAAGGGAGAATCTGAAGATAATGGGATTGTCATGGTCAAGGAAGTTGAACATCCATCAAATGCTGATTCAGAGGAATAA
- the LOC120005414 gene encoding probable flavin-containing monooxygenase 1 has product MEKQVVIIGAGISGLLACKYAIEKGFNPIVFEAEERIGGVWLHTIESTKLQNSKETYQFSDFPWPSSVTETFPKHSQVMEYLESYAKHFDVLPRIRFNSRVNGIDYVGESCEEIESWGLWGGAGKPFGSKGRWHISVQNTKTCATEVYQAEFVILCIGQFSGLPNVPEFPPNQGPEVFNGKVLHSMDYAAMDNISAENLIKKKRVAIIGSHKSAVDIGTECANANGVEYPCTMIQRTAHWFLPDSPLSALALGFLFFNRFAELMVHKPGETFLLNFLATLLSPLRWGISKLIESYLRWKFPLKKYGMIPKHSFLDTIYSCQVGMLPKKFYEKVEEGGIILKRAQSFSFCQEGLVVDGEARPLETDVVIFATGYKGDEKLKNIFESAFLKNLLDPSSTSTFPLYRQVIHPRIPRLAVIGYSESLSNLGIFEIRCQWLAQLLDSKFELPSIRDMEKDVKIWETHIKRVAGKYFKRSCISNTRIWYNDQLCKDMGCEPRRKKGFFRDLFVPYAPADYAGLTAP; this is encoded by the exons ATGGAGAAGCAAGTGGTGATCATTGGAGCAGGAATAAGTGGTCTTCTGGCCTGTAAATACGCTATTGAAAAAGGTTTCAATCCTATTGTATTCGAAGCTGAAGAAAGAATTGGAGGAGTTTGGCTTCATACTATAGAGTCCACAAAACTTCAGAACAGCAAAGAAACTTACCAATTCTCTGATTTCCCATGGCCTTCATCAGTAACCGAAACTTTTCCGAAGCACTCACAAGTGATGGAGTATCTTGAATCTTATGCAAAACATTTTGATGTCTTGCCTCGCATAAGATTCAACTCCAGAGTCAATGGTATAGACTATGTTGGAGAGTCTTGTGAAGAGATTGAATCATGGGGACTATGGGGTGGAGCAGGAAAGCCTTTTGGCTCCAAAGGAAGGTGGCATATTAGTGTTCAAAACACCAAAACTTGCGCTACTGAG GTGTACCAAGCTGAATTTGTAATCCTATGCATCGGACAATTCAGCGGTCTTCCAAATGTACCGGAGTTTCCTCCGAATCAAGGGCCGGAAGTCTTTAATGGCAAGGTACTGCATTCCATGGATTACGCTGCGATGGACAACATAAGTGCTGAAaatttgatcaagaaaaaaagagttgctATCATTGGTTCCCATAAATCTGCAGTTGATATAGGGACAGAATGCGCAAATGCAAATG GTGTCGAATACCCTTGCACCATGATTCAAAGGACTGCTCATTGGTTCCTTCCTGATAGCCCTTTGAGTGCACTGGCTCTTGGTTTCTTATTCTTTAATCGCTTTGCTGAGCTGATGGTTCATAAGCCCGGGGAGACATTTTTGCTCAACTTTTTGGCAACCTTGCTTTCACCACtg AGGTGGGGAATTTCAAAGCTTATTGAGAGCTATCTTCGATGGAAGTTTCCACTCAAGAAGTATGGAATGATACCTAAACACAGTTTTCTGGACACTATCTATTCATGTCAAGTTGGAATGCTGCCGAAGAAATTCTACGAGAAAGTGGAAGAAGGAGGCATCATTCTGAAGAGAGCTCAAAGCTTTAGTTTCTGTCAAGAAGGTTTGGTTGTCGATGGAGAAGCTCGGCCATTAGAAACTGATGTTGTGATTTTCGCGACAGGATACAAAGGTGACGAAAAGCTCAAGAACATCTTTGAATCTGCATTCTTGAAAAATCTGTTGGACCCTTCATCCACTTCTACATTTCCCCTCTACAG ACAAGTGATTCATCCACGGATTCCACGACTGGCTGTAATAGGATATTCAGAGAGTTTGTCAAATTTGGGAATCTTTGAAATCAGATGTCAATGGCTAGCACAACTCCTTGACAGCAAGTTTGAATTGCCTTCCATAAGAGACATGGAGAAAGATGTGAAAATATGGGAAACTCACATCAAAAGAGTTGCAGGTAAGTATTTCAAGAGATCATGTATCAGCAACACCCGTATATGGTATAATGATCAGCTGTGCAAGGACATGGGATGTGAAcccagaagaaaaaaaggattttTCAGAGACTTGTTTGTACCATATGCACCAGCAGATTATGCAGGACTCACTGCTCCTTAG
- the LOC120005413 gene encoding probable flavin-containing monooxygenase 1, producing the protein MEKQVVIIGAGISGLLACKYAIKKGFNPIVFEAEERIGGVWLHTIESTKLQNNKETYQFSDFPWPSSVTETFPKHSQVMEYLESYAKHFDVLPRIRFNSRVNGIDYVGESCEEIESWGLWGGAGKPFGSKGRWHISVQNTKTCTIEVYQAEFVILCIGQFSGLPNVPEFPPNQGPEVFNGKVLHSMDYAKMDRISAENLIKKKRVAIIGSHKSAVDIGTECANANGVEYPCTMIQRTAHWFLPDNPLSALAIGFLFFNRFAELMVHKPGETFLLSFLATLLSPLRWGISKLIESYLQWKFPLKKYGMIPKNSFLDTIYSCQVGMLPKKFYEKVEEGGIILKRAQSFSFCQEGLVVNGEARPLETDVVIFATGYKGDEKLKNIFESAFLKNLLDPSSTSTFPLYRQVIHPRIPRLAVIGYSESMSNLGMFEIRCQWLAQLLDSKFELPSIKDMEKDVKIWETHIKRVAGKYFKRSCISNTYIWYNDQLCKDMGCEPRRKKGFFTDLFVPYAPTDYAGLAAP; encoded by the exons ATGGAGAAGCAAGTGGTGATCATTGGAGCAGGGATAAGTGGTCTTCTGGCCTGTAAATACGCTATTAAAAAAGGTTTCAATCCTATCGTATTCGAAGCTGAAGAAAGAATTGGAGGAGTTTGGCTTCATACTATAGAGTCCACAAAACTACAGAACAACAAAGAAACTTACCAATTCTCTGATTTCCCATGGCCTTCATCAGTAACGGAAACCTTTCCGAAGCACTCACAAGTGATGGAGTATCTTGAATCTTATGCAAAACATTTTGATGTCTTGCCTCGCATAAGATTCAACTCCAGAGTCAATGGTATAGACTATGTTGGCGAGTCTTGTGAAGAGATTGAATCATGGGGACTATGGGGTGGAGCAGGAAAGCCTTTTGGCTCCAAAGGAAGGTGGCATATTAGTGTTCAAAACACCAAAACTTGCACTATTGAG GTGTACCAAGCTGAATTTGTAATCCTATGCATTGGACAATTCAGCGGTCTTCCAAACGTACCGGAGTTTCCTCCGAATCAAGGGCCGGAAGTCTTTAATGGCAAGGTACTGCATTCCATGGATTACGCTAAGATGGACAGAATAAGTGCTGAAaatttgatcaagaaaaaaagagttgctATCATTGGTTCCCATAAATCCGCAGTTGATATAGGGACAGAATGCGCAAATGCAAATG GTGTCGAATACCCTTGCACCATGATTCAAAGGACTGCTCATTGGTTTCTTCCTGATAACCCTCTGAGTGCACTTGCTATTGGTTTCTTATTCTTCAATCGCTTTGCTGAGTTGATGGTTCATAAGCCCGGGGAGACATTTTTGCTCAGCTTTTTGGCAACCTTGCTTTCAccattg AGGTGGGGAATTTCAAAGCTTATCGAGAGCTATCTTCAATGGAAGTTTCCACTCAAGAAGTATGGAATGATACCTAAAAACAGTTTTCTGGACACTATCTATTCATGTCAAGTTGGAATGCTGCCAAAGAAATTCTACGAGAAAGTGGAAGAAGGAGGCATCATTCTGAAGAGAGCTCAAAGCTTTAGTTTCTGTCAAGAAGGTTTGGTTGTCAATGGAGAAGCTCGGCCATTAGAAACTGATGTCGTGATTTTCGCGACAGGATACAAAGGTGATGAAAAGCTCAAGAACATCTTTGAATCTGCGTTCTTGAAAAATCTGTTGGACCCTTCATCCACTTCTACATTTCCCCTCTACAG ACAAGTGATTCATCCGCGGATTCCACGACTGGCTGTAATAGGATATTCAGAGAGTATGTCAAATTTGGGAATGTTTGAAATCAGATGCCAATGGCTAGCACAACTCCTTGACAGCAAGTTTGAATTGCCTTCCATAAAAGACATGGAGAAAGATGTGAAAATATGGGAAACTCACATCAAAAGAGTTGCAGGAAAGTATTTCAAGAGATCATGTATCAGCAACACCTACATATGGTATAATGATCAACTGTGCAAGGACATGGGATGTGAAcccagaagaaaaaaaggattttTCACAGACTTGTTTGTACCATATGCACCAACAGATTATGCGGGACTCGCTGCTCCTTAG
- the LOC120005419 gene encoding uncharacterized protein LOC120005419 encodes MMKIAVLLLLLACLIQQALGAANVDADDKAGPPMPSFPWLRRPWRPRRPFFPFPMPPLPAHHWPKPSPDTPKPNPAIQKCFMDMFEEAKCVGEIKASYWNKKTSVGDDCCKIVQQVSDDCANAFNNPYFGAVLKQYCAKKAYLTSP; translated from the coding sequence ATGATGAAGATTGCTGTTCTCTTGCTCCTCCTAGCATGTCTCATACAACAAGCTCTGGGTGCTGCCAATGTTGATGCTGATGATAAGGCTGGGCCACCCATGCCATCTTTCCCATGGCTTCGCAGGCCCTGGCGCCCACGCAGGCCATTCTTCCCGTTCCCAATGCCCCCATTGCCAGCCCACCACTGGCCCAAGCCCAGTCCTGACACTCCTAAGCCCAACCCAGCAATCCAAAAATGTTTCATGGATATGTTTGAAGAGGCAAAATGTGTTGGTGAAAtcaaggcatcatattggaacAAGAAAACCAGTGTTGGTGATGATTGTTGCAAGATTGTTCAACAAGTTAGTGATGATTGTGCCAATGCTTTTAACAATCCATACTTTGGTGCAGTATTGAAGCAATATTGTGCTAAGAAGGCTTACTTGACTAGTCCATGA
- the LOC120005865 gene encoding protein OS-9 homolog isoform X1 codes for MRLLWLILVSYTLCRLVRADQIFSAHVAGGTFGRSSHEPKYKIEFHPEDSPFHPDDDQEYMIMPNKDGQKYICFLPREEKVKSIKPISQLNTSSMIVETEKRIKLKTPDELLEILKDRCFIRQEGWWSYEFCYQKKLRQLHIEDDKAVQEFVLGVFDEEATAAFNQNLSDISTLKDPRSKDASQRYHAHQYTNGTICDLTNQPRETEVRFVCSEPRAMISSITELSTCKYALTVQSPMLCKHPLFQEERPVSHTIDCNVLPKDYKDRKVEKGESEDNGIVMVKEVEHPSNADSEE; via the exons ATGAGATTGTTGTGGCTGATTTTGGTTTCGTACACGCTGTGTAGACTCGTGAGAGCGGATCAGATCTTCTCAGCTCATGTAG CAGGTGGCACATTTGGACGCAGCTCGCATGAACCAAAATATAAGATTGAATTCCATCCAGAAGATTCACCATTTCATCCG GATGATGACCAGGAATATATGATTATGCCCAATAAAGATGGACAAAAGTATATATGTTTCTTGCCTAGGGAGGAGAAAGTCAAGAGCATAAAGCCCATTAGTCAGCTGAACACAAGCAGCATGATTGTGGAAACTGAGAAGCGGATTAAATTGAAAACACCAGATGAGCTACTTGAAATACTGAAGGATCGCTGCTTTATTAGA CAAGAAGGTTGGTGGTCGTATGAATTTTGCTATCAGAAGAAACTTCGGCAACTTCACATTGAAGATGATAAA GCAGTTCAGGAGTTTGTCTTGGGTGTTTTTGATGAAGAAGCCACGGCTGCTTTCAACCAGAATCTCTCCGACATTTCCACACTGAAAGATCCTCGCTCGAAAGATGCATCACAGAG GTATCATGCTCATCAGTACACAAATGGCACCATCTGTGATCTTACAAATCAGCCCAGAGAAACTGAG gtgagatttgtttgctcagaGCCCAGAGCAATGATCAGTTCTATCACTGAGCTATCAACTTGCAAGTATGCTCTTACTGTTCAAAGTCCAATGCTTTGCAAACACCC ATTGTTCCAAGAAGAGAGGCCAGTGTCGCACACCATTGACTGTAATGTCCTTCCCAAGGATTACAAGGATAGGAAGGTGGAAAAGGGAGAATCTGAAGATAATGGGATTGTCATGGTCAAGGAAGTTGAACATCCATCAAATGCTGATTCAGAGGAATAA